The following proteins are encoded in a genomic region of Dyadobacter sp. UC 10:
- the hemN gene encoding oxygen-independent coproporphyrinogen III oxidase: MDKDLLFKYNTPGPRYTSYPTVPYWQKTPPSEAKWKELVHDAFSFSNCKEGISLYVHLPFCESLCTYCGCNTRITINHAVENKYIDAVLKEWEMYFSVFGENAPVIRELHLGGGTPTFFNPKNLTRLILGLLEKAVVHPKASFSFEAHPGNTTDEHLVALFHVGFRRISIGVQDFNPLVLAVINRHQTYEQVRHLTEKARELGYTSINYDIVYGLPEQRLCSMMQTMMRVIQLKPDRIAFYSYAHVPWIKPGQRNFTELDLPDAEKKMAIYETGRNALELAGYQDIGMDHFALETDELYIAQQENRLHRNFMGYTDTQTQLLIGLGASSISDCWWGYAQNEKKTEDYYKRVAANELPIIKGHVLSREDLILRKHILHLMTGFKTSWTSTSEITGEVYQAVERLAELEADELIETEPFRLRVTEKGKAFVRNICMAFDARLWADLPQTNLFSQTI; encoded by the coding sequence ATGGACAAGGATTTGTTATTTAAATACAATACCCCGGGGCCGAGATATACCAGCTATCCCACCGTGCCTTATTGGCAAAAAACACCTCCCAGCGAAGCAAAATGGAAAGAATTGGTGCATGATGCATTCTCATTTTCAAATTGCAAAGAAGGGATCAGCCTCTATGTCCACCTGCCTTTTTGCGAAAGCTTATGTACTTACTGCGGCTGCAACACGCGGATCACCATCAACCACGCGGTCGAAAATAAGTACATCGACGCGGTTTTAAAAGAGTGGGAAATGTACTTTTCCGTGTTTGGTGAAAATGCCCCGGTTATCCGCGAGCTGCACCTGGGCGGCGGGACACCTACCTTTTTCAATCCCAAAAACCTGACGAGACTGATTCTGGGTTTACTCGAAAAAGCTGTTGTCCACCCGAAAGCCAGTTTCAGTTTTGAGGCACATCCGGGCAATACTACCGATGAACACCTGGTTGCGCTGTTTCATGTCGGTTTCAGGCGGATCAGCATTGGCGTGCAGGACTTTAACCCGCTGGTACTCGCCGTGATCAACCGCCATCAAACCTACGAGCAGGTCCGCCACCTGACCGAAAAAGCACGGGAACTGGGCTACACTTCAATCAATTATGATATTGTTTATGGACTTCCCGAGCAGCGTCTTTGCTCGATGATGCAAACGATGATGCGTGTGATTCAGCTCAAACCCGACCGCATCGCATTTTACAGCTACGCACACGTTCCCTGGATCAAACCCGGCCAGCGCAACTTTACGGAGCTCGATCTGCCGGATGCCGAAAAGAAAATGGCGATCTACGAAACTGGCAGAAACGCATTGGAACTCGCAGGTTACCAGGATATTGGCATGGACCACTTTGCGCTGGAAACGGATGAATTGTACATTGCCCAGCAGGAAAACCGCCTGCACCGCAATTTTATGGGCTACACCGATACCCAAACGCAGCTCCTGATCGGCCTCGGCGCTTCTTCGATCAGCGACTGCTGGTGGGGATATGCGCAGAATGAGAAAAAGACCGAAGACTACTACAAGCGGGTAGCTGCAAATGAGCTTCCGATCATCAAAGGACACGTTCTGAGCCGCGAAGACCTCATCCTCCGCAAGCATATCCTGCATTTGATGACCGGGTTTAAAACCTCCTGGACCAGTACTTCCGAAATAACGGGCGAAGTATACCAGGCAGTAGAAAGGCTGGCCGAACTGGAAGCGGATGAACTGATTGAGACAGAACCTTTTCGTTTGCGTGTAACGGAAAAAGGCAAGGCCTTTGTCCGGAATATATGTATGGCGTTCGACGCCAGATTGTGGGCAGATTTGCCTCAAACGAACCTTTTTAGTCAAACTATTTAA
- a CDS encoding sulfite exporter TauE/SafE family protein has translation MTTALPLLALTMGLVSSLHCIGMCGPIALAMPVHRGNFVWQAAGLLTYNLGRAGGYALLGMLVGSLGASLAWIGLLQYLSIAAGIVMLFYVFWPGSLNRYLKPPVFWVKLISTLKKKMALLLQSRRLDKSALLGFLNGLLPCGMVYMALLSSVATGSTAGGAIYMLLFGLGTFPAMLAVGLARQKISPAVRSRINHFTPFVLALAGIWLVARGIWVELPQRRVGSSSTVTVCK, from the coding sequence ATGACTACCGCCCTGCCCCTGCTGGCCCTGACAATGGGATTGGTGAGCAGCCTGCATTGCATCGGCATGTGCGGCCCGATCGCGCTCGCTATGCCCGTTCACCGGGGAAACTTTGTGTGGCAGGCAGCCGGGTTGCTGACCTACAATTTGGGCCGCGCAGGTGGTTATGCCTTACTGGGGATGCTCGTCGGCTCGCTTGGCGCATCCCTGGCCTGGATCGGGCTGCTGCAATACCTTTCCATTGCGGCAGGAATCGTAATGTTGTTCTACGTTTTCTGGCCGGGCTCCTTGAACAGGTACCTGAAGCCACCGGTTTTTTGGGTAAAATTGATCAGCACTCTGAAAAAGAAAATGGCGCTGCTACTGCAAAGCCGCAGGCTGGACAAATCCGCATTACTGGGTTTTCTGAATGGATTACTGCCCTGCGGAATGGTATATATGGCGCTGCTGAGTTCCGTTGCGACGGGTTCAACCGCCGGTGGCGCCATTTATATGCTGCTCTTCGGACTGGGTACATTCCCGGCAATGCTTGCGGTGGGTTTGGCAAGGCAAAAGATAAGCCCGGCGGTGCGTTCCAGGATCAATCATTTCACGCCATTCGTGCTGGCTTTGGCCGGGATCTGGCTGGTCGCGCGCGGGATATGGGTTGAGTTACCGCAGCGTCGGGTGGGCAGTTCTTCAACAGTCACGGTTTGCAAATAG
- a CDS encoding FixH family protein: MKKLKMNWGAGIAAVYLGFVIMILALVGMSTSQKIDLATDKYYDEELKFQEKIDKTQRALSLPQQLSWELAGDQIRIHFPENFTDNSISGKLKLYCPSNNQNDRTFELKAAEQKQLISLKNVPEGRYTLQFDWQAGAETYWNEGVLTLEQTKNHTPE; encoded by the coding sequence ATGAAAAAGTTAAAAATGAATTGGGGAGCGGGAATTGCCGCCGTTTATCTTGGATTTGTGATCATGATCCTCGCGCTGGTAGGCATGAGCACGAGTCAAAAAATCGATTTGGCTACGGATAAATATTATGATGAAGAACTAAAATTTCAGGAAAAGATCGATAAAACGCAGCGCGCATTGTCACTGCCCCAACAGCTATCCTGGGAACTCGCAGGTGACCAGATCCGCATTCATTTTCCTGAAAACTTTACTGACAATTCAATTTCCGGTAAACTAAAACTGTACTGTCCCTCCAATAATCAAAACGACCGCACATTTGAGCTTAAAGCGGCTGAACAAAAGCAGCTTATTTCGCTTAAAAACGTTCCCGAAGGAAGATACACCCTGCAATTTGACTGGCAGGCAGGCGCGGAAACCTATTGGAACGAGGGCGTGCTGACATTGGAACAAACTAAAAACCATACTCCAGAATGA
- the ccoG gene encoding cytochrome c oxidase accessory protein CcoG, with translation MSTPIYHPQGHKPTAKGQELIANSQQLKANSQKPIANSQDLKAKLYPQRPTGKWHSRRVAFSLAVLGILFATPFIKIDGQPILLLNVLERKFIIFGLFIGPQDYWLFGVIMLTFMVMVVLFTVVFGRLWCGWACPQTVFMEMVFRKIEYVIEGDAGKQKLLDKAPWTAGKILKKGLKYTVFLTVSFLIANLLLSYMVGVDELARIVREPLEDRIPLFSGIVAFTAIFYFNFAWLREKACTVVCPYGRLQSVLIDRNTITVAYDHERGETRGKLHKNEVRTNGDCIDCFQCVAVCPTGIDIRNGNQMECVNCTACIDACDAIMEKIDFKKGLIRYTSENDIEQKSSRSFGPRVWGYAAVLLLLCGGLVGMIATRSDTQTSFLRTPGSRYMENNDNTISNLYTFKIFNKTNRKITPTIRLNAPAGTLLFAGSPDLTMQPAGMAEGTIFVTIPKNRLPNRKTVIKLSVYQGNTLLEDFETTFMAPQD, from the coding sequence ATGAGCACCCCCATCTATCACCCGCAAGGTCACAAACCAACAGCCAAGGGCCAAGAGCTAATAGCTAACAGCCAACAGCTAAAAGCTAACAGCCAAAAGCCAATAGCTAACAGCCAAGACCTCAAAGCCAAACTCTACCCGCAAAGACCTACCGGCAAGTGGCATTCACGTCGTGTTGCATTCTCACTGGCTGTACTCGGCATTTTGTTTGCAACGCCTTTTATCAAAATTGACGGACAGCCGATCCTGCTGCTGAATGTACTGGAAAGGAAGTTTATCATTTTCGGTCTGTTCATCGGGCCGCAGGATTACTGGCTTTTTGGGGTGATCATGCTGACGTTCATGGTGATGGTCGTCCTGTTTACGGTCGTTTTCGGAAGGTTATGGTGCGGCTGGGCCTGCCCGCAAACGGTGTTTATGGAAATGGTCTTTCGCAAAATTGAATACGTGATCGAGGGTGACGCAGGGAAACAGAAGCTGCTGGATAAAGCGCCGTGGACTGCCGGAAAAATATTGAAAAAAGGATTGAAATACACCGTTTTCCTTACTGTTTCATTCCTGATCGCCAATCTGCTCCTCTCTTATATGGTAGGCGTTGATGAATTGGCCAGGATCGTGCGCGAGCCGCTGGAAGATCGTATTCCGCTGTTTTCAGGCATTGTTGCATTCACCGCCATCTTCTATTTCAATTTTGCGTGGCTGCGCGAAAAAGCTTGTACGGTAGTGTGCCCGTACGGTCGATTGCAAAGTGTTTTGATCGACCGGAATACGATCACAGTCGCCTACGATCACGAGCGGGGCGAGACGCGCGGGAAACTTCACAAAAACGAAGTCCGCACAAACGGCGATTGCATTGACTGTTTTCAGTGCGTGGCCGTGTGCCCCACCGGGATCGATATCCGCAACGGTAATCAGATGGAATGCGTGAATTGTACCGCCTGCATCGACGCCTGCGACGCGATCATGGAAAAAATCGATTTCAAAAAAGGGCTGATCCGCTACACTTCTGAAAATGATATTGAGCAAAAAAGCAGCAGATCTTTCGGTCCGCGGGTTTGGGGATATGCTGCGGTCCTGCTGCTGTTATGCGGCGGGCTGGTTGGTATGATCGCCACCAGAAGCGATACGCAAACGTCTTTTTTACGCACGCCGGGCAGCAGGTATATGGAGAATAATGACAACACAATCAGCAATTTATACACTTTCAAGATCTTCAACAAAACAAACAGGAAGATCACACCGACGATACGCCTGAACGCACCGGCGGGTACATTACTCTTCGCCGGCTCTCCCGACCTCACCATGCAGCCGGCAGGAATGGCGGAGGGGACCATATTTGTCACAATTCCCAAGAACAGATTACCCAACCGAAAAACAGTGATCAAACTTTCTGTATACCAGGGAAATACATTGCTGGAAGATTTTGAAACCACATTTATGGCACCACAGGATTAA
- a CDS encoding cbb3-type cytochrome c oxidase N-terminal domain-containing protein gives MKFRTYLETIAGVGIFPLVSLIIFFAFFVGLLIYVLRIDKKSLNKMRSLPLNDGIVKKTILSIAFFCCTGLPAFAQETEKVRAVTGTELILYVVLAGLAFVSIQLLILLANAWKLLNKAAVQNGKPATSFAGWWKKFRGIGVALQDEKKILIDGHDYDGIQELDNRMPPWLQSLFITTIIIAIGYSVYYFGGFGDLQLAELENEIAQAEVDKKAYMEKVGASLDENSVTLLTEAAVLGQGKTIFQEKCTACHGADGGGTVGPNLTDDYWLHGAGIQNIFKVIKYGVPEKGMISWEKQLSPTDIQKVASYVISLKDTKPASPKEPQGELLNVDQVAKN, from the coding sequence ATGAAATTTCGAACCTATCTCGAAACGATCGCTGGAGTAGGCATTTTCCCGCTTGTCTCGCTGATCATATTTTTTGCATTTTTTGTCGGGCTGCTGATTTATGTGCTGCGCATTGACAAGAAATCTTTGAACAAAATGCGCAGCCTGCCGCTGAATGATGGTATCGTTAAGAAAACGATCCTTTCAATTGCATTCTTTTGCTGCACAGGGCTGCCGGCATTTGCACAGGAAACCGAAAAGGTGCGCGCTGTCACCGGCACGGAGCTGATCCTGTATGTGGTACTCGCGGGACTGGCATTTGTTTCTATCCAGCTGTTGATCCTGCTGGCAAATGCATGGAAACTGTTGAACAAAGCAGCGGTTCAAAACGGAAAGCCTGCCACATCATTTGCCGGCTGGTGGAAAAAATTCCGGGGCATTGGTGTCGCTTTGCAGGATGAAAAAAAGATCCTGATCGACGGTCACGATTACGACGGTATCCAGGAGCTCGATAATAGAATGCCGCCCTGGTTACAATCACTTTTTATTACGACGATCATTATTGCGATCGGCTATTCAGTCTATTATTTTGGTGGATTTGGCGATTTGCAGCTCGCTGAGCTGGAAAATGAGATCGCGCAGGCGGAGGTCGATAAAAAGGCTTATATGGAAAAGGTAGGCGCTAGTCTGGACGAAAACTCTGTAACGCTGCTCACGGAAGCGGCAGTACTGGGCCAAGGGAAAACGATTTTTCAGGAAAAATGCACAGCCTGCCACGGCGCCGACGGTGGTGGTACAGTTGGCCCCAACCTCACCGACGATTACTGGCTCCACGGCGCGGGCATTCAGAATATTTTCAAAGTGATCAAATACGGTGTTCCCGAAAAAGGGATGATCTCCTGGGAAAAACAACTTTCTCCTACCGACATTCAAAAGGTGGCCAGCTACGTCATTTCCCTGAAAGACACCAAGCCCGCGAGCCCGAAAGAGCCACAAGGCGAGCTGCTGAATGTGGATCAAGTTGCGAAGAATTGA